AGAAAGGGAGCATGCAAATTtgtcatatttataataatggaCTACTGTATTGTATACATACACAAGTGtctcttcctttctctctctcttaataCAGCTCTTACCTGCACACACCAGTCTAACATTGTTGTCCTGTGAACAGTTGCTTTCGACTGATGGTGATGTTGGACAGAGGTGAATCTGAGACTcatttcctctgcactgaatctcttgtgtccacatctgagcgtttcctttgtcaaaagcagctgctcccagcacctgtacaggagccccacagtccagctctctacacacaacctctgcatcctgctggtcaaagaCAGCGTCACACACTGACATCCACGTCTGATTATGAAGTATCTCCAACCTCCCAGAACAGCGAGAACCTCCAACCAGCCTGACTTCTGAAACAcggataatttaaataatttcctTGTGTATAATAAATTACCTTTTTGTATACTTGATGTATAAAAGTAATACATCTAACTAgcctatttgttttttaataaccaCCAACTAGAATCTGCCAAATATTTTGGGTTTGTCTGTACAGTATATCgaactaaattattttagtaGAGACTATTTTAGTGATTAAGGTGAGGTACTGTACTGTGTGGAGCAGTTTACCTGAGCATCTGACTCCAGCATCTTCATTATGATCACAGTCGCTTTTACTCCATCCTGATGTGCCAcattttttcagtgtagactCTGATCCAGTACACACAACATAACTTATCCAGATTTGTTCTGTTCCTGGTCCAAAATGAGCATCACCCAGAGCATCTACAGGTtctccacagtccagctctctacacaccactgcagcatcaGCCATATCCCAGTCATCATCACATACTGTTCCCCACTGACCTCTGTGAAgaacctccactctaccagcacaGCGACTGTTGCCACCAACCAACCTCACATTTACACGATCTGTATATTGAACAGAGAGAATGAGAAATGAAGAGACAGTGAGGAAAATAGAAAATCGGAatgaaaattttttataaatgaaacacaTTATGAGAgggaaaacattttattattttggtaacATTACATTCTCAGCCCAGGGATTTGAATCTAGAAAATAAATTAGCTCCAACCTGCACACACCAGTTCAACATTGTTTTCATGTTTGACTGATGGTGATGTTGGACAGAGGTGAATCTGAGAttcatttcctctgcactgaatctcttgtgtccacatctgagcgtttcctttgtcaaaagcagctgctcccagcacctgtacaggagccccacagtccagctctctacacacaacctctgcatcctgctggtcaaagaCAGCGTCACACACTGACATCCACGTCTGATTATGAAGTATCTCTAATCTTCCAGAGCAGCGAGAACCTCCAAGTAGCCTGACAtctgaaacaaaaacaattaattggtaggtttattcttatttattgattTCGTTAGCATACACTTGAACGAGATATGTTTGTgatttttatgtactgtatactattcaaaagtttgtggtcaaacttataaaaaattacagtaaTGATACTTATAATGTTCCAACATACATACAACATACTTCAGTTAAAAGCAAGATTATTGAAAAGGAAATCTTTAATCAggtgaacaaatacttaaactcaaattgatgcctggacaattttcaatctggtttccgaccgcatcacagcacaaagacagcactcattaagataataaatgatatttgcttaaattctgattctggcaaaatatcagtgctggtactaCTAGATCTCAGTGTTAACTTTGACACAGTCAATCAGAACACTTCTAgggagactggaaaactgggtcgggatTTTTGGGATGGTTCTCAATTGGTTCGGGTCATACTTAGAAgtgagaggttattatgtgagtctaggagagcataagtggACTTCTATGACATGCGCAGTCCCATAAGGCTCAATTTTTGCACCGCTTTTGTTTCAAATGACTACCACACCATTGACTCCCtttgccaatgcattgatgaaattaacagttggatgtgcAAGAACATTCTTCAgttaaacatgcaaaaaaaataagtcattgcatttggaaacaaagaagAAGATCTCAAGgtaaatgcataccttgactctaggggtccaaaaaaaaatcaagtcatgaatcttggtgtgattctggataCACACGTCAAACAGTCATGTCAAAACAGTAAtaaaatcagcatactatcatttaaaaaacattgcaagaattatgttttgtttccagtcaagaattggagaaacttgttcatgcctttatcaccagcagggtggactattgtaatgggctcctaaccggccttcccaaaaagaccattagacagctgcagctcatccagaacgctgctgccagaatTTTGACtggaaccagaaaatctgagcatattacaccagtcctcaggtccttacactggcttccagttacatatAGGATtgtttttaaagtacttttactcatttataaaCCACTCAATGACcaaagaaacaaatacatataGAAGACTTAACAGACCAATAAGAGCattaggatcaagtcagttaaaaataccaagggttcaacacaaaacaagaaaagtCTGCTTTTAGCTATAATGCCttccgcagttggaatcagcttccagaagagatcagatgtactaaaacattagtcacatttaaatgcagactcaaaactcatctgtttagctgtgcatttattgaatgagcactgtgcattgtcaaaactgattgcactatattttatgtataaccaTTTTCTATTCCTAACTGTTTTAGATTCATTTgaatacttttaaatatttttaaattccttgctttattgttttattttattttattttattttattaccattgtgtatgataTGTGCTATATACTGTAAATCAAGTCCTtgtcttaaaaaaacattatgttcaaagaatcctgaaaaaaaaaatccaaactttTTATGGAGTTGGTGGGGGACACTTTCTGGTGATATTATTATGTTGAAGACTTGAGCAGTTTACCTGAGCAGATGACTCCAGCATGCCCAGTATGATCACAGTAATTTTTATTCCATCCTGCCGAGCCACACTTCTTCAACGTGGACTCTGTTCCAGTACATAGAACAATGCTCATCCAGATTGGTCCTGATCCTTGTCCAAAATGAGCATCACCCAGAGAATCTACAGGTtctccacagtccagctctctacacaccactgcagcatcaGCCAAATCCCAGCTATcatcacacactgttccccactgacctctgtgaagaacctccactctaccagcacaGCGACTGTGACCACCAACCAACCTCACATTCACACTGTCTGTATATTGAACGGAGATAACAAAAAAATGACAGTCTCATACTGTTAACAAATCGCATCATCATGAGagggaaaatgtttattttgctaacATCAAATTTTCAATCTGGAGATTTAAATCTGAAGAAGAAATTTGTTCCAACCTGCACACATCAGTTCAACATCGTTTTCATATGAACAGTTGTGTTTGTCTGATGGTGATGCTGGACAGAGGTGAATCTGAGACTcatttcctctgcactgaatctcttgtgtccacatctgagtgtctcctttgtcaaaagcagctgctcccagcacctgtacaggagccccacagtccagctctctacacacaacctctgcatcctgctggtcaaagaCAGCGTCACACACTGACATCCACGTCTGATCATGAAGTATCTCTAACCTCCCAGAGCAGCGAGAACCTCCAACCAGCCTGACTTCTGAAAGAACACAGAcgataattttaatttaaataatttactgaaaatcCCTTTTGTACACTTGATGTATAAAAGTAATATATCCACTAGcctattagtttttattaaacaACTATCTAATCTTAAACctataaacaacaaataaaaaaatgaaaagcctGAAAGAACAcagacattttaatatatatgaaaaaaaaataataaaagattgaGATATTAGAATGAATTAAAAACGTAGACTGCAGccatggaaaaaaatataataaatgataaacactgttaattattataaaacagaaaatatattttaaattgtaataataataataataataatattgataataataataattcaaataattacatttttaccgTGACAATAAATTCAGTCCTTGcacacacaaaactcaaataaaagactaaaataaagtaaaatcaccttactgaccccaaatttttgaggATGTATTATTATGGTGAGGTTTGGAGCTCTTTACCTGAGCATCTGACTCCAGCATCTTTAGAATGATCACAGCTCGTTTTACCCCAACCTGTTGACCCACAATTCTTCAGTGTAGATTCTGATCCAGTACACACAACATAACTCATCCAGATTGGTCCTGATCCCGGTCCAAAATGAGCATCACCCAGAGCATCTACAGGTTttccacagtccagctctctacacaccactgcagcatcaGTCATATCCCAGTCATCATCACATACTGTTCCCCACTGACAGAATTTAAAATCGGACAAACACCCTTTGTCAATGTGAATCAAATCGTACAAATTTGCCATGGAATGAGCTAAAGTTAACAGATGTGAGATAAAAGATCTGCCTTGAGGAACTGATGCTCATAGCAAAGTTTAAATGACCAAGCAAAGAAAGCATGTCACGTTTAGTCCCGGTACATAGAGTTTTTCATTTGGGAGAGAAGCTTGCATTTTGACAGGGTAATGTACCCAGGAATTTAAGAGTTGATGAGCCCAGCATTTTTTCTTTAGAGAGGGGAACACTAACATCATTGAACATCACCTGCTTTTGGGAAGAAGGAAAATcaataagcaaaaaaataatcCAAAATCAGACCAAAAAGTGctgatgagctgaaggccaatgTCAAAGAAACTGGggttccataccacctcagcagtgccacaaactgatcacaaccatgccacaccgaattgaggcagtaactaaagcaaaatgagcccctaccaaatattgaggacatgtacagtaaatgaacatactttccagaaggcaaaGAATTGGTCCTATGAagttttctaatttgttgagataaaaTATTGTGAATTGGTTttagttaaatgtgagccaaattcatcacaattaaaagaaccaaagatttaaactacttcagtctgtgtgcattgaattttcacaatttgagttgaattactgaaataaatgaatttttctacaacattctaatttattgagatgcacctgtagatatGCCTAAGactttgattagctggttcaggggTGTTTTAATTAGAGTTGTAGCTaagctctgcaggacagtggccctccaggaccaagtttTTACACCCCTGGTCTAGACAAAAAGAAATTAGACCACTTATAAATAGTACTGAgttaacacaaaaaaatattgatatatttcaATGAAgtcaacaatatttaaaaattctcTAAATTACAACCATAGCATAGACATACAGTACAATGGAATGATCAGTGAGATGTTAAATTAGATATGACTGAAATATTTAATACTTGTTTATGTAATCTATTATTCAGCTATATTAAGAACAATTCAGGAATTGTTTGAGTAGACAACGGCATATCATTTAGTAGGGACGCTAGAGACATGTTCCAATATCCAGCAACTACTAAACTGTcactagcaaaaaataaataaataaaaaataaaaataaattctaaattgtaTAAGCAATTTTTGAATGCATGTCTAAACTTAATTCCTAGGAGGGGCACAGCTCGGCAGAGTTCATCTCAGAGTTGAAagcaaagaggggaaaaaaatgggctagttgcatatctccgccatcttggatttccggtcttgcgagtgtgtgcgtagatatttccggttgtgctaaacgtcagtgcagagaaacggagaagtccaaatattactttctatatgtttacaggattcataatatcacttcaaatgcaaataagatatacactgctattattactatactataaatgttaactgagccagtggatttgaaacttgtgtatgtttgggtctggtgaatgaattaaatacactaatgttcacgagatgaaagttgaactcatggtgtgtatacacggctacataatgtatttttatcttaccaaatatgtaaatgtacaaattacttatttctcgaaaatgtttgcattatttttttttaatgaaatatttacctcaTGAGATGTGGGCTGCAAtgtatcttcagaagtatccatttctcaattgtacacatactgtacatcagtctgtttcatcgttattttcacaacatattttatttacacagtaaaaaatacatgactaattttaatatgtgtttaatctgataattaatgcaaaagaataacaatatacatggctgctcatagacagataatgatttatgctgcagatctttcacaaaacaaataaacgtagataaaaatacacatgaatgcaaacagcgatcttttatttaatgcaaacctaccacAATTATATTaattacgtttaattgtacagttagttataaattgataacaaataaagttaataaaacatgctttatcagaaatctctgtgcgtcttgtttgacagtcagaaacattgatcttacataacagtcacaacaaaaccagctcttcgaaaatgaaaagtattgcatatttgagtggtttgtgtttgaaagaagaaatccctgtggacctgACCTGATCGCATAAtctgtatcttgatgaatttccacacagaggtacgcaaaatgtaaggaggatgtttccccatgtttttgatataccactatccgctgttaaatttgaaaaacattaattctATACATCTCgtcaagtttcgtatgtaagtttcccttacagtcaatgcgagcgtcgcaagaccggaagtaagtatgcacacactcgcgtcgctgaagctcaccggcgccatcttgtgcacctagcccataCTATTTGTGGGCCCAATATGTTAATTCTGTgatcaaatgtaaatgaaattCTGTGATCAAGTCATTGACCTATGGAGCGTTTTTTTGCTTGTAATGTCATAGTCAAGTAtgattatatagtatatatataatttaatatgtatattgaaCTTTTGCTTTTTGCTTACAAAAAACcacgtccatccatccatccattttccaaaccactTCATCCTCTGCAGGGTCATGCTTGGCTGGAGCCTATAGCATCTCGGTCCACACAGGCAGGTGACATCTGAACAGATGGCCAGTCCATCACAGGGCTCACACACAAAGACAAACattcacacattcactcacacccATGGGAAATAGTGTCTCCTTCACCTATGACGCATGTCTCTGGAGTGTGAGCGAAACCGGAGCACCTGGATAAAAACCTCCAGATCTACAAACCAAAGTACCTATGAGGAAACCTACTATGCAGACACATACCAACTCCACACAAAAAGAcccctctctttctcttactTTCTCTCCCAACAAATATAGCAAATATAAAACtaatatattttcacaaatgGCGTCTCCATTTTAATAAGCTCAGTTATATAAGCTCTATCATATAAGGTTTTTCAACTCAAAGTGCATGCCGTGTGTTCCTGATCGTCAGAAACTCAATCTCCAGGACATGAAGTGAACAATCGAATAGTTGCTAGGCTGCTGTTTGTAAATTTATTTCCTGAAGTAAATTTCAATACCTTTAACCAAAATATAAAAGTCTACCACGAGTGGGTCTACATTTAAAAGGAGCCATATTTTCAAGTTGAAGACCCTGCCAACTGTAAAAAATCTGAATTCTTAGAACAATTCTATAAAAACTGATATAAttttagatatatataaaaaaaatgtcagttcAATGCAACTCCAAAaactgcatatttaaaaaaataaataaataaataaataaataaaattatatatatatatatatatatatatatatatatatatatatatatatatatatatatatatatatatatatatatatatatatatatatatatatatatatataaaatctggaAAGAGGCTTTGAAGCACTTTTTCTCTTAAAAATGTGTTGATTTTAGAGATTTcaatatacattataaaaatatatatatttttatatatatatttatacataatatgaaAATATAGGTGGATAGCAGATAAGGTATACATAAGACATAGTTTATATTCCACATTTAATGACAAATAAGAACAAGTATACATTTTGAATCCCACACAGCATCATCAGTTTTCAAGTTTTCAAGTCATAACATATCAAACAAATTCCTTTGtataataggttttttttttcttttcttttttttctgtgtttattagtcacgttgaatTAATAAAAGCATATCAATCGTCTGTTTCCTGGAGAGACATGCATTACTCTGCGTCATATTTAGAGTttcagcgcgagagcgccctctggccttcAGATGGATACTTACAACTGATCATagaactgtgcttcactgaaagatacgcatAACAATCACAGCTTTTTGTGTATTTCGATTAATCCTGCACCCCTATTTGACATATTGACTTTATATTAAACATATCGAATATGGAAACAATTATAAAGACAATTTGTTTTTACAGATTTCTCACAACTTCAAAATGAGTTTAATGATCTGGAAATGTTTAAGACATCATGACAAAAAATGaataacaataatatgaaatacacaatagacataatttttaagaatataattaaaatacacataaaatatacatgcatattagaataatcttaataataaaa
The DNA window shown above is from Carassius carassius chromosome 26, fCarCar2.1, whole genome shotgun sequence and carries:
- the LOC132105650 gene encoding deleted in malignant brain tumors 1 protein-like gives rise to the protein MTDAAVVCRELDCGKPVDALGDAHFGPGSGPIWMSYVVCTGSESTLKNCGSTGWGKTSCDHSKDAGVRCSEVRLVGGSRCSGRLEILHDQTWMSVCDAVFDQQDAEVVCRELDCGAPVQVLGAAAFDKGDTQMWTQEIQCRGNESQIHLCPASPSDKHNCSYENDVELMCADSVNVRLVGGHSRCAGRVEVLHRGQWGTVCDDSWDLADAAVVCRELDCGEPVDSLGDAHFGQGSGPIWMSIVLCTGTESTLKKCGSAGWNKNYCDHTGHAGVICSGKLLKSST